One Coffea eugenioides isolate CCC68of chromosome 2, Ceug_1.0, whole genome shotgun sequence genomic window, CAATCAGCAGGGGCCATGGATTAAAGAGCTGTCTTCAACCTTAATAAATTAAGAATGGTTAGCATGTTAACTTTGAGGGCcaacatatacatacatacatatctgTGGAGGTTGAAGACCATGGCCATGCATGCATTAAAACTGTGAAGAGCTAAATAATCCAGCTACATACATACCTAAGCCAACTGATACCAAGTCAAATTGTGAGAGTGGTCAGTTGGTTGGTCCAACAATTACTGTGTTCCACATTGAAAGGTCGGCAATGGTAGCTGAAGTGCAAGGAGCAGAAGAGTTCAAAGTGACAACAGAGAGAGAACTGGTTGGTTTCACTTTCAGTCTTTCACCATAATTATAACCACATACATGTAATGTACCTTGATTTGTATCTGATATATGTCAGTAAAATTTTCATTCAACGTGAAATCGACAGCCAAATTAAATAGAGAAATGGACGGGGTTTCCACCTTCCAACTTCTCATAGACAGCAAGAAGACGTGCGGCCTTTGTGTAACTTGTGATTGCGGTGGCCTCATTTTTACAACTAGCATTTGTCAACCATGCATGGTCCAATATCTATTATTGAATGATGGAGCCTTGACAAATAATTATCTATTAAATATATCTATTACTTTGTGAGGTTGTGTTGTTGAACAATACAACTAGCATCTTTCTGAATCActaaattattcaaaaaaaaaaaaaattcaattatctAAATTCTTggaattgatgaaaattttcgTTGACAGAGAGAAGTATGTAAAATTTGTTCGAGAAGAGGCTCCAAATCCTTCCAAAATATAAGGGAATAACAGAAAATTGGGAAGTTTAATCAAGATCTCACAATCATCAAAAACATTTCATGAAATATTAGTTTCACATTTTAGAGACAGTAGTATGTATACATGAATCCTCCTAGATGTGTGAGGTGTCTTTCCAGCTTTCACAAATTGTACTTTTTGTTAATACCATAATCAATGTGTAATTAATGCTTCCAAATTAGAATTGCTTTTTGAGAAACATACTATTATTCAAAGGAAGGAAGACCACAAAAGATCAAATGACGGTCGcatttgttttgtttatgaAACTCTACAAAGTTGGGTTAACCCTCCCAACTACATCACACATGGAACATTATGACTGGTTGCTCCTTCCAACCACCTCCTTCCCTCTTAATTTCCTCTCAACTTTCCACCTAGAACAATAAATTGTGATGGGAGGATGATGCATAAACTGTCCCACTGCTACAGGCAAATTGCATTTCCAGCCTTCCCTCCTACTcaaaatttcttgatttcgtCTCCAAAAAGCTACGTGAGCATGTGAAAATCATAAATAGATTATGcaatcaagaaaatgcagatGTTGATTATGCATTATTAATTGTACTGTTATTTAAGAAACCAACTGCATTAGGTTGGAAGAGTTTAATTATGTGGTGGCTTAATGGTGGATAGAAAGCTAAGCTTACAGATAATTGACTTATCGCTTTGTAGATTTGAAGTTTACTTGTTTAGTTAAACTTGCTTTAGGTTTTAAGTGGTAAAATATTAGTCTGAAGAAACAAAATGTCCTTGAGCTCCTTTTCCTCTATATACGTATACTCAAGATGAATTGCAAATTGAATTCCATTTCTTAATAATTTAGGGCAAGGAAAAGTCACTTGGACCATTCAATAGATAACGTACATTTGATATACAAATAAACTTTTTGTGGTAAATTTCATTGATAGTAGGGGTTTGCATGATTTTGAGGAAACATAGAATAACACAAGAAATGGTCTTCACTCAAGAACTTGACCTAGAAATAAAATACTATCAGAATTCACTAATTAAGTACATTTATTAGCTTGCATGTGACTTGACTGCTGCATAACTATTCTAGAGGAAATTTGATGATTCTCGATGGGGGTGTTTTGGCAGTTTTAGACAACTCTAAGGGTAAACTGCTAGAATCACAACTATATTTAGCCCTGCAGCTTTGTCAAATCTCCCGTTCCATTTTTATCCAAGTATAGCTAAcaattagaagaaaaaaaaaaggctagtaggaaaaagaaggggaaaagaAATCATGCCTTTGGTGACAGATGAGATCAAAGCAAGTGCATCAGAGATGTACAATGGAAATGAAATTTGCCAAGAGAAATCAAAATTCTTGCTCAAAGAAGTGGGATTGCCAAATGGTCTTCTACCCATGGAAGACATGGAAGAATGTGGACATGTGAAGGACacaggctttgtttggctgAGGTCCAAGAAAAAAACTGAGCACAAGTTTCAGAAGATCAGCAAGCTTGTTCAGTATGCGCCTGAAGTCACAGCATATGTTGAGCAGAACAGGATCAAGAAACTCACTGGAGTGAAGGCTAAGGAGCTTCTGATGTGGGTAACAATTAACGAGATTTATGTGGATGAGCCCTCAACTGGGCAGATTCATTTCAAGACTCCTGCAGGGCTGTCAAGGAATTTTCCGATTGATGCTTTTCTGGTGGAGGAAACTCAGAAACATGGTGTCAAGGAAGATGTGAAGGTTGCTGCTGATGCTGGTTCCGCTGCCATTGAAAATGGAGTTGATGCTGCAGGCAAGAAAGTTGACGAACAGAACAAAGAAGTGACTAATGGAGCTGTACAAGTGAAGGAGGTCTAAGACATATTGCTGCTGATCATATCATCTCAAGCTATAACCAACTtcatatgaattaattattatcaTGTTTTAAGGTGGATGAATGACCATTTTGATGTACCCTGTGATCAATGATATGATGAGGTTCATGTTTTATGTTTATGTCTGTGGTTCACATTTGCTATAAATTTAATGGATATAGTATTGCTTGATGTTGTTATATATCGAGAATCATTATTCAAATTATTGAGATGCATCCCAACATGATCTGAAAAGAACGAGAGTTCTACATTTGTGCTGAAGGTACCATTTCAATATTCAGACAAATATTTTACTATGGGAATCTGATTGTCCTTTTTTTTAACCCCAAGAATGTTAAGCAAGGAGCAACAGATTATCCTCCTGGAAAAATTGAATTCTGCTAATTATTTCCTCTCTTTGATCAAAATACAGAACAGAAAAAAGTCAGTATCTTTGTCCTTTTGTTCTATTTTGATGAACCCTTCAAACTATTGTATTGTTTTTAACTTCTAATCTTTAAATTGCTGGAGGCAGGCATGAAGTTCAAGATACTTGTACGCCCTTAAGCTTTCTGTACTTGATTGGAAATGCTAATCGTTTAAGATATTAGGTTTCAGAACACAGCTTGTTATTAAATATACCTTTTTCTGAGCAACAATCAATAAAATTTCAATATGAATTGCTTAAATTTTTTCGGATTTTCCTGTGATTTATGCCCATTTTATCCCCTTGCATTATGAATTGCATTTGCTTGGCGTAAAAACCGCAATGCTTGAGTATGAATAGCAAAGAAAGTGACTTATCTTCCTCATAATTGCCAGAAAACCTAGATACACAAATTCTTAATTGTACTCCAAAAAAATCTAAATCCAGAGGCCCAGGAATACTTGTATGACTAATTAATGCGTATATgtaaaaagggataatttcagaaacatcCCTTGAGGTTTCCAGTAATTATAGAGAGCTCTTctcaagtttcaaaaattacacctaccttCCTTGCTTTTAAGGTTTATGACTATCTAAATTTTTGGgaggttttgaattcaaaactttCTACTTATTATTCCTCTCATCTTATCACATTAAAAAAAGGACTAGTTAGCTATATCTTGTAACTGTAAAATtaggaaatttttttatttttgtggtCACAAAGTTCGGCAAATCAACCAGCTTAATTTGTTCAAAATAAAGGCTATTTTCTAGGGTTATGATAATGCAAGAAGATAATttgaatatatatttttttcaaaatagtTAAAAGTTAATAGGGAAAATTTTAGCACCATGATATGATGTAATTATGAAaagaattaattttatatatactgactGTATATACACTAATAGGTATGAATACATGTTACATGTACAAAAATTGGAGTTTAAATCCAAATTGGATTCTATAGCGTACATTCATAGCCTATACAAGTATACACTATCAATGTAGACAAGTTTAGACGTCAtgaaaaatattaaacttttgTTCACCGACTGCTAAAACAATCTAGAGATCAACATAATTTTCTATAGACCATAATGTAGTTTACCTAAACTAGCTAGCTGTAATGGAGAAACAAGTCAAAAACTTGCAAACCTTGAACAAATCAAGGTGGTGGATGGCGAGTGGCAAAGTTGCGTGCCAGGCTTTCTgccattttttaatttatgGAAGGAAGTGCAAGTATTCACTGTGTATGATTGAAATATAGGGAGGGCAGTCTATTTCAACCAAATTTCTTGTTTGTTCGTTTTGTggcttttatcttttttgttatGGGCATAAATAAATGTATGTTTCGAATTCCATAGACAAATTCTAGAAATGACAATAGAAAAGAAACTGATACATAAAGAATACGCCAAACCTTCTAAATACACCTTCCAAACTTCTCTTTTAGTGCAAAACGTTGTCGTCCAAATATTAAAGGATTTATCTAGCGGGATATTTATAAGGTAATTATTAGTCCACTTAAATTATGATTAAGGAAATTAAGAGTTGCATTAATAAATAGTCGTAGATTCATACTTTTTTTCCGCACAATATTTTGACTAGAAGAAAATATTATTTACACTCCAATTTTTGTTAATTATACTGCAAcaatttgttttatcatataatttaataaataaaaaatatataataaaaataataatcagGATATGATTAACAAAAATAGGAGTGCGAATAACATTCCGTTCTTATCATTTCTTATCCATCCATCGTTATATAAGTGGGAATTAAGGCCCGAACGACTCCAAAGGCCCAAAAGGATTAGGTGGTCAGCTTAATGCTCGGAACTGGGAAAGTAAGTCTCCGTTGTATCGATCCATTAAGTTCGTAAAGGTGTCCACATGTCCAGCCAATGATGGGCTACCTGGTGATATTGATGTATTCATGGGCGGTGGACAAGTTCGATGATAAGACTTGTGTTTGGGAAGCCAGTTTGACGTAAATGTATGAGGCTTGATCCAAGACAACAATGCGGTCAACTTGGGCTTGATAGTTTTGTTTGAATCCTATACTTGGCTTTCAAATCATAGATTTGTAAATTAACTTTAAAAGGCTTGATTTAGTTGTAGTTATTGTACAAGAGAAGCAACATTATATATACTAGTGCTCAATGCACACCTCAAAAAATGTACTATAATATTTATGgcaatatattttaaataaaatttttattactgagacaaactttaatcttttaaatatttGTTGGTAAAATAGTTTTATATTGATAGTTATAATGTTTATGAATAGTTATGTTGAAAACATAtatttaaaagtaaaaataatcaTGAGTAGTTATAGATAGTTAAAGTAAAAGTAGCTTTTATAAGCACAAATATGAAAGTTTATAAGGTGACGATAAATGTTAATTCCAGATCCCTCCCTCGACCTTTATATGTAGTATAGATGTGTGTGTGTAAACAGACACGTGCACACACAATAACTCCAATTCTCATTACTTTAATTTAGCCAAATCCCTGTAGAACACAGGTGATAAACAGGAAGGAATTTCACTAAAATCCATTCAGTTCTATACGCCATCCCTCTGGCAAATCGACCTCTAAACAATGTGGAACCTCATCGCTCAACATAAATACCGATCCTTTCTTGGTATACATATCCGTTTAGGAGGAAAATGATCCAAACAATAGGTTGGGCACATTAATGATAGAACAATCAAAGCCACGCCCCTTAGGGAGTACCACTTCCAATACTAATGATACACGTTATCAATGTTTATGGTGCAAGTCATTAATGTATTAGGAGTGCAGATTTAGGTCAAAGGGAAGTGAATTTAGCCTGTCCCTTTATATTATTCTCACGTactctttttattattattatttggttCATTGAAGATTCTACGAAAAGGAGGAGCAAAagcaaagaattttttttttttttttaatgaaataaCCAATGTTATCATCCCAAAAGTTGGGGAAGAAACCTTCATCACCTAATTTATGTTCCTACTTGAACTAGGTAAGGTATTGGGGACTTCCCATCCCATATGTCTTTGTCTATAGAGTAGGATCTACGACGGTAATGCTTGCCCAAGAATTCCCAACGACTTAGATCACCATATCCATAGGCTACTAAATTCAAAGGATCAATTCCAAACAACCTTAATGATCGAATTAAATGTGTGACTTGCATCTACATATATTACTTTCATTACTTACAATAATAATAAGTGCGAGCAAATCCTTGGTCGCACGCATCTACCCAATTTCAGAGCCAAACATGTGAAACATGTAGGATGGTTCTGCCAATTAAACGAGCAGTTGAAGTTCGCTAGACATATTGAATAGTTCAGATACATGTCAATTAATTGAGAGACATACCTACCCTAATCAGTGAATTAGGATTGCAGTAGGCATTCGTTCCCCAAGTTTGACTGTGTAGATTAGCCCCAAAAAATAATTTCTGAAGTTCAAGTCATGTAATGTAAATTGTTTTCAATGCCTTGTGTGAGATCCacaaaaaaattattctatAACTATATTGCGTTTAAAGTTATTTGCATCTTGAAGAAGTGAACTTACACTTTATTGAAATGGACAAAACTATTTCAGAGTGATTGCACTGACAACTGTTTATGTCACCTTTTGGATATCATGACCGAAAAGAATTAAATCAGAAATAATAGCATTTTATTAAGAACAAAATTGAAGTTGAAACCACAACAGTGCATCTGATATTGTTTCTGTAGTAGAGATATAggtaaaataaattatttatagatataaaatatatatagatattTGGTGACAGAGATAAAGAGGACGTTGCCTATAATACATACCTGCACTGTTGAAGCACAAGGGTCCAATAGCAAGATCCATCCCATGATGAGTGTTGGACAGTAGCAGAGCCAGAACATTTGTTTAGAGATGAAATAACATAAGTTTATACTTATAATATGTTGGTTCAAAAATTTTTGGAACAATTAAATATTtgttataaaaaattaatttattcaataatcaatattacaaaatttttaaaaacaaataatCTGAGGCTTTGGATTTATTAGTTGCCAGGTCATCTGATGGAATAAAATTGTATAGTAATTAAAATTATAGATATGAATACAAGATTTATGAATAATTTATACACAATTGAACTTCAAATGAGTGTTTGATTCACTTATAATTAAAGATAGTTGAATATTTAAATAAAGTTCAGTATAACATAAATAACATTTATTAGACAGTGAAAGGAGATGAATGAGTTGGGTGGTTTGGGTGAGGGAGTGTAAATAAGAGGTTTCGAGTTTGAATTCTCCTGtactatatatttttttaaaaaaagtaatagAAAAAGTAACCTATAATATGTTTTCGTTCAAGGTTCCATTACTGTCAAATTTCAAATGggacaaaagcaaaacaataataaaatatctaaaaaaaatttagactatTCTAAAGTTTCTagtaaaat contains:
- the LOC113760717 gene encoding uncharacterized protein LOC113760717, which produces MPLVTDEIKASASEMYNGNEICQEKSKFLLKEVGLPNGLLPMEDMEECGHVKDTGFVWLRSKKKTEHKFQKISKLVQYAPEVTAYVEQNRIKKLTGVKAKELLMWVTINEIYVDEPSTGQIHFKTPAGLSRNFPIDAFLVEETQKHGVKEDVKVAADAGSAAIENGVDAAGKKVDEQNKEVTNGAVQVKEV